One genomic window of Arthrobacter sp. KBS0703 includes the following:
- a CDS encoding GIY-YIG nuclease family protein: MNKGNSGELSLRHLFQAAGLAPEDVQVIRHTLKPDGLRTRADAMGPSLLPYVREQGIRNSKLPATPPRYWLNFLATTGRRARFITAHENHGEVLAERTEDRRFFDLRPTPVFAALADRLVIEWTKDAVNWAKTGDQATSMTVVEISDPSSVPFPGFDSLLVSFDELQAVISDDRYVQWRTALSSVQGIYLIADTSTGRLYVGKADGAERFFGRWSEYARNGHGGNVALRELAAADARHRQHFQFSILQVFSPSAPAAQVDAAEAHYKRALLTRQFGMNLN, translated from the coding sequence ATGAATAAAGGCAACTCAGGGGAACTGAGCCTTCGGCATCTCTTCCAGGCTGCCGGGCTGGCGCCAGAGGACGTGCAGGTCATCCGGCATACGCTCAAGCCGGACGGACTGAGAACCCGGGCGGATGCGATGGGACCCAGCCTGCTGCCGTATGTGCGGGAACAGGGCATCCGCAACAGCAAGCTCCCCGCGACGCCTCCGAGGTACTGGTTGAACTTCCTCGCCACAACCGGCCGGCGCGCCCGCTTCATCACCGCGCACGAGAACCACGGTGAAGTGCTTGCCGAACGCACCGAGGACCGCCGCTTCTTTGACCTCCGGCCCACCCCGGTGTTCGCCGCCCTGGCGGACCGGCTCGTGATCGAGTGGACCAAGGACGCGGTGAACTGGGCCAAGACGGGCGACCAGGCAACATCCATGACGGTCGTCGAGATCTCCGACCCGTCCAGCGTGCCCTTCCCGGGGTTCGATTCGCTCCTGGTCAGCTTCGACGAACTCCAGGCCGTCATAAGTGACGACCGGTATGTTCAATGGCGGACAGCTCTGAGCTCCGTGCAGGGCATCTACCTCATCGCCGACACCAGCACCGGCCGGCTGTACGTGGGGAAGGCCGACGGCGCCGAACGCTTCTTCGGCCGCTGGAGCGAGTACGCCCGTAACGGCCACGGCGGCAACGTCGCACTCCGGGAGCTGGCAGCCGCCGACGCCCGGCACCGGCAGCACTTCCAGTTCAGCATCCTGCAGGTCTTCTCGCCGAGCGCTCCGGCCGCACAGGTCGATGCAGCAGAAGCCCACTACAAGCGGGCGCTCCTGACCCGGCAGTTCGGCATGAACCTGAACTAG
- a CDS encoding nuclear transport factor 2 family protein, which produces MTDTDEFLAWVRTSLYEAELAIHNGDAAPRRALWSRNEPVSVLGAWRNAFGQQELDDLFTGLARQFSNCTSYRFELLSYDVVGDMAYTAGLEHTTASVDGEPRSYTLRATQVYRREDGKWKVAHRHGDTVTA; this is translated from the coding sequence ATGACCGACACCGATGAATTCCTGGCCTGGGTAAGGACGTCCCTGTACGAGGCGGAGCTGGCCATCCACAACGGCGACGCTGCACCCAGGCGGGCGCTCTGGTCCCGCAACGAGCCGGTCAGTGTCCTGGGTGCCTGGCGCAACGCCTTCGGGCAGCAGGAGCTCGATGATCTGTTCACCGGCCTGGCCCGGCAGTTCTCCAACTGCACGTCGTACCGGTTTGAGCTGCTCTCCTACGACGTTGTGGGCGACATGGCGTACACGGCCGGCTTGGAGCACACCACCGCGTCCGTGGACGGTGAACCTCGGAGCTACACGCTGCGGGCCACCCAGGTTTATAGGCGCGAAGACGGCAAGTGGAAGGTCGCTCACCGGCACGGGGACACCGTCACCGCATAG